In the Agrococcus sp. Marseille-Q4369 genome, one interval contains:
- a CDS encoding UDP-N-acetylmuramate dehydrogenase: MSGPHRLADATTMRVGGEAARWIEATTREEVAAAYAEAIADDHEPLLLLGGGSNTVASSEPFEGTVLRIATRGIRTLPAAPPPHRPAGEEPPPDDSVVLRVEAGEPWDALVERTVEEGLAGIEALSGVPGSTGAAPIQNIGAYGQELSSTLVGLELLCVSEDSAESLETRFVPAAELRLGYRDSAIKQGVLQGVVLSVDLRLRRSADGRSQPIAYQQLASALGVELGTRVPLVDVRASVLALRSSKGMVLSDDPDSTSAGSFFTNPIVSARFAAGLPDDAPRWSVAPEPQPVVLPLGADDAVPPLERPVPRVKLSAAWLIEHSGIGRGFSLPGSRAAISTKHTLALTNRGGATGEEIAELARFVQARVENQWGVHLVPEPVLVGLQL, from the coding sequence ATGAGCGGCCCGCACCGGCTCGCCGACGCGACGACCATGCGGGTCGGCGGGGAAGCCGCGCGCTGGATCGAGGCCACGACGCGCGAGGAGGTCGCGGCCGCCTACGCCGAGGCCATCGCCGACGACCACGAGCCGCTGCTGCTGCTCGGCGGCGGCTCGAACACGGTCGCGTCGTCCGAGCCCTTCGAGGGCACCGTGCTCCGGATCGCGACCCGAGGCATCCGCACCCTGCCCGCCGCACCGCCGCCGCACCGCCCCGCTGGGGAGGAGCCGCCGCCGGACGACTCGGTCGTGCTGCGCGTCGAGGCGGGCGAGCCGTGGGACGCGCTCGTCGAGCGCACCGTCGAGGAGGGGCTCGCGGGCATCGAGGCGCTGAGCGGCGTGCCTGGCTCGACCGGCGCCGCGCCCATCCAGAACATCGGCGCCTACGGCCAGGAGCTCTCGTCGACGCTCGTCGGTCTCGAGCTGCTCTGTGTGAGTGAAGACAGCGCCGAGTCGCTCGAGACCCGGTTCGTGCCCGCGGCCGAGCTGCGGCTCGGCTACCGCGACTCTGCGATCAAGCAAGGCGTGCTGCAGGGCGTCGTGCTCTCGGTCGACCTGCGCCTGCGGCGCTCGGCCGACGGTCGCAGCCAGCCGATCGCCTACCAGCAGCTCGCGTCGGCGCTCGGTGTCGAGCTCGGCACGCGGGTGCCGCTCGTCGACGTGCGCGCCTCGGTGCTCGCGCTCCGCTCCTCGAAGGGCATGGTGCTCTCGGACGACCCCGATTCGACGAGCGCCGGGTCGTTCTTCACGAACCCGATCGTGTCGGCGCGCTTCGCCGCGGGGCTGCCCGACGACGCGCCGCGCTGGTCGGTCGCCCCCGAGCCGCAGCCGGTCGTGCTGCCGCTCGGCGCCGACGACGCGGTGCCGCCGCTCGAGCGGCCCGTGCCGCGCGTGAAGCTCTCGGCCGCGTGGCTCATCGAGCACTCGGGCATCGGCCGCGGCTTCTCGCTCCCTGGCTCGCGCGCCGCCATCTCGACGAAGCACACCCTCGCGCTGACGAACCGCGGCGGCGCGACGGGCGAGGAGATCGCCGAGCTCGCGCGCTTCGTGCAGGCGCGCGTCGAGAACCAGTGGGGCGTGCACCTCGTGCCGGAGCCCGTGCTCGTCGGCCTGCAGCTCTAG
- a CDS encoding MaoC/PaaZ C-terminal domain-containing protein, producing MSALVGLEVGQVVAERDVVLSRESLVRYAGASGDFNPIHYRDDVAAAVGLPGVLAHGMLTMGVSVQPVVDWAGPDRILDYQVRFTRPVVVDPEAGAALHVVAKVGQLGEGTARIDLTVTSAEQTVLGKAQVVVKTDG from the coding sequence GTGAGCGCGCTCGTCGGCCTCGAGGTGGGCCAGGTCGTCGCCGAGCGCGACGTCGTCCTCTCGCGCGAGTCGCTCGTGCGCTACGCCGGGGCGTCCGGCGACTTCAACCCCATCCACTACCGCGACGACGTCGCCGCGGCGGTCGGCCTGCCGGGAGTGCTCGCGCACGGCATGCTCACGATGGGCGTCTCGGTGCAGCCGGTCGTCGACTGGGCGGGGCCCGACCGCATCCTCGACTACCAGGTGAGGTTCACGCGCCCGGTCGTCGTCGACCCCGAGGCGGGCGCTGCGCTGCACGTGGTCGCGAAGGTCGGCCAGCTCGGCGAGGGCACGGCGCGCATCGACCTCACCGTGACGTCGGCCGAGCAGACCGTGCTTGGCAAGGCGCAGGTCGTCGTGAAGACCGACGGATGA